Proteins found in one Paenibacillus dendritiformis genomic segment:
- the menA gene encoding 1,4-dihydroxy-2-naphthoate polyprenyltransferase, with product MTIKSFLKLVEIQTKTASMIPFFIGTLYAVFRFQSFEVSHFLLMLASLLSFDMATTAINNYYDYKKAIKTHGYGYEVHNAIVQYKLKESTVVATIVTLLVIAISAGVVLFLQTGLLILLLGGLSFLVGFLYSLGPVPISRMPLGELFSGLFMGFVIIFISTYIHVEDHQLAALWLEDWHVKVDINIIEVLLVFLISIPAILCIANIMLANNICDMEDDVENKRYTLPVYIGKPNALTLFRIIYYASYLDLIVLFILKVNPIILLLVLCTLIPVQRNIRAFQQKQTKEHTFVLAVKNFIITNVARIAALGAAILLNLI from the coding sequence GTGACAATCAAAAGCTTTCTCAAGCTGGTCGAGATCCAGACCAAAACAGCCAGCATGATCCCCTTCTTTATCGGGACGCTGTACGCCGTGTTTCGGTTCCAATCCTTCGAAGTCAGCCATTTCTTGCTGATGCTCGCCTCTCTGCTGTCCTTCGATATGGCGACCACGGCCATCAACAACTATTACGATTACAAAAAGGCGATCAAAACCCATGGCTACGGCTATGAGGTCCATAATGCGATCGTGCAGTACAAATTGAAGGAATCGACGGTCGTCGCCACCATCGTGACGCTGCTCGTCATTGCGATTAGCGCAGGGGTTGTTCTGTTTCTGCAGACCGGCCTGCTGATTCTTCTTTTAGGCGGATTATCGTTTTTGGTCGGCTTTTTGTACTCGCTTGGACCGGTCCCGATCTCCCGCATGCCGCTGGGGGAATTGTTCTCCGGGTTGTTCATGGGGTTCGTCATCATCTTCATCTCCACGTATATCCATGTGGAAGATCATCAGCTGGCGGCCTTGTGGCTGGAAGACTGGCATGTGAAGGTCGATATCAACATTATCGAAGTGCTGCTGGTGTTCCTTATCTCGATACCGGCGATTCTGTGCATTGCGAATATTATGCTGGCCAACAATATTTGCGATATGGAAGACGATGTGGAAAATAAACGGTATACGCTTCCGGTCTATATTGGGAAGCCGAATGCGCTGACTTTGTTCCGTATCATCTATTATGCATCCTATCTGGACCTCATCGTCCTGTTCATCTTGAAGGTCAACCCGATTATTCTGCTGCTTGTCCTGTGCACGCTGATACCGGTACAGCGCAATATCCGCGCTTTCCAGCAGAAGCAGACCAAGGAGCATACCTTCGTCTTGGCGGTCAAAAACTTCATCATCACGAATGTGGCCCGAATTGCCGCTCTAGGCGCCGCGATTTTGCTCAACCTGATATAG
- a CDS encoding anthrax toxin lethal factor-related metalloendopeptidase, which yields MKWDKRLLGLLVLAAILFTVPVYPVHAEDAIIDKLVVLPSSDYNVKEAEAMKERLDKIPARILSMLYDKGVKIKLTNDIITNEPELSYLKGVTPRGWEGTGMTWDDVPGVSERVVVARIGYSKKGQGHNSFNLEIHETMHAVDRIVFNEISSTEEFKNIFNQEANVNYNGDGYVSVHPTEYFAETASLYVYSDATREELKETTPLTYEFMDKLFAS from the coding sequence ATGAAATGGGACAAGCGTCTGTTGGGCCTGCTTGTATTGGCCGCTATCTTGTTCACGGTACCGGTCTATCCGGTTCACGCTGAGGATGCCATTATCGATAAATTAGTCGTGCTGCCAAGCAGTGATTATAATGTCAAGGAAGCCGAAGCCATGAAGGAACGGCTGGACAAGATCCCCGCCCGCATTCTGAGCATGCTGTATGACAAGGGCGTCAAAATCAAGCTGACGAACGACATCATTACGAACGAACCGGAGTTAAGTTATTTGAAGGGCGTTACCCCGCGAGGCTGGGAAGGCACTGGCATGACATGGGACGATGTTCCCGGCGTCAGCGAGCGTGTCGTCGTCGCCCGCATCGGTTACAGCAAGAAGGGACAGGGACACAATTCGTTCAATCTGGAAATTCACGAGACCATGCATGCGGTCGACCGCATCGTCTTCAATGAAATCAGCAGCACCGAGGAATTCAAGAACATTTTCAATCAGGAAGCGAACGTCAACTATAACGGGGACGGCTACGTGTCGGTCCATCCGACCGAATACTTCGCGGAGACCGCGAGCTTGTATGTATACAGCGACGCGACACGGGAAGAACTCAAGGAGACTACCCCGCTCACCTATGAATTCATGGACAAGCTGTTCGCTAGCTAA
- a CDS encoding MucBP domain-containing protein: protein MSVAFGTIPGTLGAQAANSGELEWPNPGAVKLTKEANPVEGKLDEWDITLTVEGKNLKSGSSDIVLVIDKSGSMTQKPNQNRLPKAKDAAKKFVDNLLIEDSDTRIAVVTFNKTSDQVSDFKGLDQKTELKRAIDNIQATGGTNIQAGLHEAQELLKTSQAKNKVIVLLSDGEPTYSYKASAAVKGSWGNNSHQFILSDFNYKNIIGSGSSYSLGSSWYGLGKETCGWWSCSYEFEIKDNGIGTISEAKLAHDAGIHIYSIGLDVGSNSNATNTLKDVANKGYYSGTSDSLERIFSELASKIAFAAENAVVTDPMGDMFDLKLKGSSFGPDDYKASQGEVTWNPQTETFTWNIGNVTEGNPATLTYRVKMDHSKNPDPKQLYPTNKTTTMNYTDAKGDRTSKDFEVPRVGLGKGSILVKAYKVNANGKPVNSDGQEVERPDLAQELYSRYHEEDGSDALEVGKSYTVPAPTVPGYTLRVGDNPTKVDLTVSKPSPIIWFGYNDVPNKLTIVHQSGDKVLERSDADKKPGESIDVTSKNFAGYEFANVEVSEGSGLTVDNGHVTGVMPGKDVTITFHYTAKDQSVKVRYVDRATGKDLLEPSVKTGKTGEILTLEAAHVAGYEAEKPTTVEYVLKAGENPDHVFYYNGTEQSVKVRYVDRGTGKELLAPIVKTGKTGEELTLKAEEIAGYEAEEPKTVTYELKADENPDHVFYYNGLGQSVKVRYVDRVTGKDLLEPSVKTGKTGEELTLKAEEIAGYEAEEPKTLTYELKAGENPDHVFYYKAQKQTVTVKYLEKGTDKVLAEATTHEGVTGETVTLNAKPIAGYQAENDTHEYTFQAGKNEYTFYYTAKEQTVTVKYLLEGTTDVEVAAPDTFTGPTGSEKLLTAKPVEGYEPVEPSEHTYKFTADANQEYIFYYKAQKQTVTVKYLEKGTDKVLAEATTHEGVTGETVTLNAKPIAGYQAENDTHEYTFKAGKNEYTFYYTAEKQTVTVKYLEKGTDKALAEETTVEGATGQTVTLEAKPIPGYTALNDEYEYTFKAGTNEYIFYYVGSSQTLTVKYLEQGTEKELAAEKMLEGVTGQTIELTAEEVPGYKPLNATHTYTFSAEADQVYTFYYTKDDPTGEERTVIVHYVDRATEQSLKESTSRTGEVGSTITLTAEDITVTDAVYKPERYSVEYTVTADTEQEYTFYYNKVDEGETYTVTVHYVDQESNLALQAPSIHSGKAGEVLWLRADQITVTDAVYTPLKFNELYTITTAPDQQYTFYYVKGEHGDIQLLTINHLEAGTNHVLKDSERVKGKAGEQILYRTSPITVTGAVYHPEHPSYPYTFSDESEQVLTIFYQKDPSQTERQVTVKYLEQGTGKQLASPTSKSGKPGDQVTLTAVSVSGYTPVKSSDTYTFTDAEGQEYIFYYTKNSSNPDPGSGGNPSESSSYTITPSPKPLPPVPPLPPVPPKLDMENHYNYINGYPDGTVKPENQISREEVAAIFYRLMENESRVNYLTDQNSFSDVAKKRWSNKHISTMERAGIITGYQDGTFKPGQSITRAEFAAIASRFDKLNDQANGMFSDISGHWAEKYIVSAANKGWIKGYPDGTFKPNQYITRAEAMAFINSVLNRKVKAADIHEDAKQWPDNKPGKWYYSDVLEATNHHEYSRSEDGYETWDSIQPDRVYP, encoded by the coding sequence TTGAGTGTCGCATTTGGGACGATTCCGGGCACGCTCGGGGCCCAGGCGGCGAATTCCGGGGAGCTTGAGTGGCCGAATCCGGGAGCCGTGAAGCTCACGAAGGAAGCGAACCCGGTTGAAGGCAAGCTGGATGAATGGGATATTACACTGACAGTCGAAGGCAAGAACCTGAAATCGGGCTCCTCGGATATCGTGCTCGTAATCGACAAGTCGGGAAGCATGACCCAAAAACCGAACCAGAATCGATTGCCAAAGGCGAAGGATGCAGCCAAGAAATTCGTTGACAATCTGTTGATTGAAGACTCGGACACGAGAATTGCAGTAGTGACCTTCAATAAGACTTCTGATCAGGTATCTGACTTCAAGGGCCTTGACCAGAAGACGGAATTGAAACGTGCCATTGATAATATACAGGCGACCGGGGGAACAAATATTCAGGCCGGACTGCACGAAGCTCAGGAGCTTTTAAAGACAAGCCAGGCCAAGAACAAAGTGATCGTTCTGCTGAGTGACGGGGAGCCGACGTATAGTTACAAGGCGTCTGCTGCAGTAAAAGGTTCATGGGGAAATAATAGCCATCAGTTTATCCTTTCTGATTTTAACTACAAAAACATTATCGGGTCGGGCTCCAGTTATAGCCTAGGATCTAGCTGGTATGGTTTGGGCAAGGAAACTTGTGGTTGGTGGAGCTGCAGCTATGAGTTTGAAATTAAAGACAATGGCATCGGCACGATTTCCGAAGCCAAGCTGGCCCATGATGCAGGAATTCATATTTATTCTATTGGGTTGGATGTCGGCAGCAATAGCAATGCTACCAATACGCTGAAGGATGTTGCGAACAAAGGCTATTATTCGGGCACCAGCGACAGTCTGGAGCGAATCTTCTCCGAACTGGCCAGCAAAATTGCCTTTGCCGCAGAGAATGCGGTAGTCACTGACCCGATGGGAGACATGTTCGACCTGAAGTTGAAGGGAAGCTCCTTCGGCCCGGACGACTACAAGGCCTCTCAAGGGGAGGTAACCTGGAACCCGCAAACCGAAACGTTTACCTGGAACATCGGCAATGTTACGGAAGGCAATCCGGCGACGCTTACTTACCGGGTCAAAATGGATCATTCCAAAAACCCGGATCCGAAACAATTGTACCCGACCAATAAGACAACGACGATGAATTACACCGATGCCAAAGGTGATCGTACATCGAAGGATTTCGAAGTGCCGAGAGTGGGCTTGGGCAAAGGTTCGATTCTCGTCAAGGCGTATAAGGTCAACGCCAACGGCAAGCCGGTCAATTCAGACGGTCAAGAAGTCGAGCGCCCGGATTTGGCCCAAGAGCTGTACAGCCGCTATCACGAGGAGGATGGAAGCGACGCGCTTGAGGTCGGCAAATCCTATACCGTACCTGCGCCAACAGTGCCAGGTTACACGTTAAGAGTTGGCGACAACCCAACGAAAGTTGATTTGACGGTAAGCAAGCCTTCGCCAATTATTTGGTTCGGTTACAATGATGTCCCTAACAAGCTGACGATTGTTCACCAATCGGGAGACAAGGTGCTGGAGCGCAGCGATGCGGACAAAAAGCCCGGCGAATCGATTGATGTAACCAGCAAGAATTTCGCCGGATACGAGTTCGCCAATGTCGAGGTTAGCGAGGGCAGCGGACTCACTGTGGACAACGGGCATGTAACGGGCGTGATGCCTGGCAAGGATGTAACGATTACTTTTCATTACACCGCAAAAGATCAAAGCGTAAAAGTCCGTTACGTAGACCGGGCAACAGGCAAGGATCTGCTGGAACCAAGCGTGAAGACAGGGAAGACGGGAGAAATACTGACGCTGGAAGCCGCACATGTTGCGGGATATGAAGCGGAAAAGCCGACAACCGTGGAATACGTGCTAAAAGCCGGCGAAAATCCGGATCATGTCTTCTACTACAACGGGACAGAGCAGAGCGTAAAGGTGCGCTATGTGGACCGTGGAACCGGCAAGGAATTGCTGGCCCCAATTGTGAAGACAGGGAAGACCGGGGAAGAGCTTACGCTGAAAGCCGAAGAAATTGCGGGCTATGAAGCGGAAGAGCCGAAAACAGTGACATATGAGCTGAAGGCCGATGAAAACCCAGATCATGTCTTCTACTACAACGGATTGGGACAGAGCGTAAAGGTTCGCTACGTTGACCGAGTTACAGGCAAGGATCTGCTGGAACCAAGCGTGAAGACAGGGAAGACCGGGGAAGAGCTTACGCTGAAAGCCGAAGAAATTGCGGGTTATGAAGCGGAAGAGCCGAAAACACTGACATACGAGCTGAAGGCTGGCGAAAATCCGGATCATGTTTTCTACTACAAGGCTCAGAAGCAGACCGTAACCGTAAAGTACCTGGAAAAAGGCACGGATAAGGTATTGGCTGAAGCAACGACGCATGAAGGCGTAACGGGTGAGACCGTAACGCTGAATGCAAAGCCAATCGCAGGCTATCAAGCGGAGAACGATACGCATGAGTACACGTTCCAAGCCGGTAAGAACGAGTATACGTTCTACTACACGGCTAAGGAACAAACGGTCACGGTGAAGTATCTGCTGGAAGGCACAACGGATGTCGAAGTTGCCGCACCGGATACATTCACAGGCCCAACGGGTTCCGAGAAGCTGCTAACAGCAAAACCGGTAGAAGGATATGAGCCGGTAGAGCCAAGTGAACATACGTATAAGTTCACAGCGGACGCCAATCAGGAGTACATCTTCTACTACAAGGCGCAGAAGCAGACCGTAACCGTGAAGTACCTGGAAAAAGGCACGGATAAGGTATTGGCTGAAGCAACGACGCATGAAGGCGTAACGGGTGAGACCGTAACGTTGAATGCAAAGCCAATCGCAGGCTATCAAGCGGAGAACGATACGCATGAGTACACGTTCAAAGCAGGTAAGAACGAGTATACGTTCTACTACACGGCGGAGAAGCAGACCGTGACAGTGAAGTACCTGGAAAAAGGTACGGACAAAGCACTGGCTGAAGAAACGACGGTTGAAGGCGCAACGGGCCAGACCGTAACGCTGGAAGCGAAGCCGATCCCGGGTTACACAGCGTTGAACGATGAATATGAGTACACGTTCAAAGCAGGAACGAACGAATACATCTTCTATTACGTCGGAAGCAGTCAGACGCTGACCGTGAAGTATCTGGAGCAAGGAACGGAGAAAGAACTGGCAGCGGAGAAGATGCTCGAAGGCGTAACCGGGCAGACCATCGAGCTGACGGCGGAAGAAGTGCCGGGCTACAAGCCGTTGAACGCGACGCACACGTACACGTTCTCGGCGGAAGCTGACCAAGTGTATACGTTCTACTACACCAAAGACGATCCGACAGGCGAAGAGCGCACCGTCATCGTGCATTACGTGGATCGGGCGACGGAACAATCCCTGAAGGAGTCGACTTCGCGCACTGGGGAAGTTGGTTCGACGATTACGTTGACAGCGGAAGACATTACGGTGACGGACGCTGTATACAAGCCAGAACGTTATAGCGTGGAGTACACAGTTACAGCGGACACCGAGCAGGAATACACCTTCTACTACAACAAAGTAGATGAAGGCGAGACGTACACGGTAACGGTTCACTACGTGGATCAAGAATCGAATCTGGCCCTGCAAGCTCCGTCAATTCATTCCGGCAAGGCCGGGGAAGTGCTGTGGTTGAGAGCGGATCAGATTACCGTTACAGACGCCGTATACACGCCGCTGAAATTCAATGAGCTTTACACGATTACAACGGCTCCTGATCAACAGTATACGTTCTACTATGTGAAGGGCGAGCATGGGGATATTCAGCTTCTGACGATTAACCATCTGGAAGCCGGGACGAACCATGTGCTGAAAGACTCCGAGCGAGTCAAAGGCAAAGCCGGCGAGCAGATCCTGTACCGGACGTCTCCGATTACGGTAACGGGCGCCGTGTATCACCCTGAGCATCCAAGTTACCCGTATACATTCAGTGACGAATCGGAGCAAGTGCTTACTATTTTCTACCAAAAGGACCCATCCCAGACGGAGCGCCAGGTGACCGTGAAGTATCTGGAGCAGGGAACGGGCAAGCAGCTGGCATCGCCGACGTCGAAGAGCGGCAAGCCGGGCGACCAAGTCACGTTGACGGCGGTCTCGGTATCCGGCTATACGCCGGTAAAGTCCAGCGATACGTACACGTTCACCGATGCGGAAGGACAGGAATACATTTTCTATTACACGAAAAATTCGTCCAATCCGGATCCGGGTTCCGGCGGTAATCCCAGCGAAAGTAGCTCGTATACAATAACGCCGTCGCCGAAGCCGCTGCCTCCGGTGCCGCCATTGCCGCCGGTGCCGCCGAAGCTGGATATGGAGAATCACTACAACTACATCAACGGCTACCCGGATGGCACGGTGAAGCCGGAGAATCAGATTAGCCGGGAAGAAGTCGCCGCCATCTTCTATCGTCTGATGGAGAACGAGAGCCGCGTGAACTATCTGACCGACCAGAATTCGTTCTCGGATGTAGCCAAGAAGCGTTGGTCGAACAAACATATTTCGACGATGGAGCGGGCCGGCATCATCACCGGATATCAAGATGGCACCTTCAAGCCGGGCCAATCGATTACGCGGGCGGAATTCGCCGCGATTGCGTCCCGATTCGACAAGCTCAATGATCAAGCGAACGGCATGTTCTCGGATATTTCCGGACATTGGGCGGAGAAATATATCGTATCGGCCGCCAACAAAGGCTGGATTAAAGGTTATCCGGACGGCACCTTCAAGCCGAACCAGTACATTACGCGGGCGGAAGCGATGGCTTTCATCAACAGTGTGCTGAATCGGAAGGTGAAGGCAGCCGATATTCATGAGGATGCGAAGCAATGGCCGGACAACAAGCCGGGCAAATGGTACTATTCGGATGTGTTGGAAGCGACGAACCACCACGAGTACAGCCGTTCCGAAGACGGTTATGAGACGTGGGATTCCATCCAACCGGACCGGGTATACCCATAA
- a CDS encoding LacI family DNA-binding transcriptional regulator, with amino-acid sequence MATIKDVSRLAGVSVATVSRVLNQKGYVHEDTEKKVMNAIRELDYIPNDVARSLTKKSAKMLALLVPDITNPFFNELARAVEKVTQLYGYATILCNSDDTPANEKQYIHALKQKYIDGFILASNTLSAEEVQQLDVPVVTLDRTISDTIPTVASDNREGARQGVQFLLDRGCNKIAHIRGPQQLSIADERCQGYLDVVQETAWFSPDLIFEGNFNLNQATEAANRLLDRHPDLDGIFAGNDIMAMGALRAVQKRGIPVPDRMQIVGFDGISLGEMVYPELTTIAQSIYEMGLLAARMLIKMIERKPLDTMHYKLPVELIRRGTTR; translated from the coding sequence ATGGCCACGATCAAAGATGTGTCGAGATTGGCGGGCGTATCGGTCGCAACCGTCTCCCGGGTCCTTAACCAAAAAGGGTATGTCCACGAGGACACCGAGAAGAAAGTGATGAACGCGATTCGGGAACTGGACTATATTCCGAATGACGTCGCCAGAAGCTTGACCAAAAAATCGGCGAAAATGCTGGCGCTTCTTGTCCCGGACATCACGAACCCGTTCTTCAATGAACTTGCCCGTGCTGTGGAGAAGGTAACCCAGTTATACGGATACGCGACCATTCTGTGCAACTCCGACGACACCCCTGCCAATGAGAAGCAATATATTCATGCGTTGAAGCAGAAATACATCGACGGCTTCATCCTTGCATCCAATACGCTGTCGGCGGAAGAGGTCCAACAGCTGGATGTCCCGGTGGTTACGTTGGATCGGACGATTTCGGACACCATTCCGACGGTCGCCTCCGACAACCGCGAGGGCGCACGGCAAGGCGTGCAATTTCTCCTCGATCGGGGCTGCAACAAAATCGCCCATATTCGGGGACCGCAGCAGCTATCGATTGCGGACGAACGATGCCAGGGATATTTGGATGTGGTGCAAGAGACCGCATGGTTCTCTCCCGATCTCATATTCGAAGGCAACTTCAACCTGAACCAGGCGACCGAAGCAGCTAATCGCTTGCTGGACCGCCACCCCGATCTCGACGGGATCTTCGCCGGCAACGATATTATGGCGATGGGAGCGCTGCGGGCCGTCCAGAAACGGGGCATCCCCGTTCCCGACCGGATGCAGATTGTCGGCTTCGACGGTATCTCGCTCGGCGAGATGGTCTACCCGGAATTGACGACGATTGCGCAATCGATCTATGAAATGGGGCTGCTGGCCGCGCGAATGCTGATCAAAATGATCGAGAGAAAGCCGCTGGATACGATGCATTACAAGCTTCCCGTAGAGCTGATTCGGCGAGGGACGACGCGATAA
- the rihC gene encoding ribonucleoside hydrolase RihC — METVKKIPIILDTDPGIDDAVAIAAALFHERIDVRLITTVAGNVGLDKTTNNALKLLEFFGKEVPVARGAAKPLVRPAEDSSHIHGESGMDGYDFDEPKQAALDHAVLQMRDTILNSPEPITIVPIGPLTNVALLLTLFPECKEKIERIVLMGGSASRGNHTPNAEYNIYADPEAASIVFNAGLPLVMVGLDVTSLATLTTEIVEKIKEMNKTGFMLYSLFQHYRGGSLKSRGLKMHDLCAIAYLVNPGLFKTQDCFVAIELAGTYTAGTTVTDITNRLGKPSNATVCLDIDVPAFREWAIEVLGKTV, encoded by the coding sequence ATGGAAACTGTTAAAAAAATTCCTATCATTCTGGATACGGACCCCGGAATTGATGACGCCGTCGCCATTGCGGCCGCCCTGTTCCATGAGCGCATCGATGTCCGGCTGATCACGACGGTTGCAGGCAATGTCGGACTCGACAAGACGACCAATAACGCCTTGAAGCTGCTCGAGTTCTTCGGCAAAGAAGTGCCTGTCGCCCGGGGCGCGGCCAAGCCTCTCGTACGCCCGGCCGAAGACTCCAGCCATATTCACGGAGAATCCGGCATGGACGGCTATGATTTCGACGAACCGAAGCAGGCTGCGCTCGATCATGCCGTATTGCAGATGCGCGACACCATTCTCAACAGCCCGGAGCCCATCACGATCGTTCCGATCGGGCCGCTTACGAACGTGGCGCTGCTGCTGACGCTGTTCCCGGAATGCAAGGAGAAGATTGAGCGAATCGTGCTGATGGGCGGCTCCGCTTCCCGCGGCAACCATACACCGAATGCAGAATACAACATTTATGCCGATCCGGAAGCCGCCAGCATCGTATTCAATGCCGGTCTGCCTCTGGTGATGGTCGGACTTGATGTGACCAGCCTGGCTACATTGACGACCGAGATTGTGGAGAAGATAAAGGAAATGAACAAGACGGGCTTCATGCTCTACTCCTTGTTCCAGCATTACCGGGGCGGCAGCCTGAAGAGCCGCGGTCTGAAAATGCATGACCTATGCGCCATTGCCTATCTGGTCAATCCAGGGCTGTTCAAGACGCAGGACTGCTTCGTTGCCATCGAGCTGGCAGGAACTTATACGGCCGGCACGACGGTCACCGATATTACGAACCGCCTTGGCAAGCCAAGCAACGCCACCGTATGTCTGGACATTGATGTTCCCGCTTTCCGCGAGTGGGCAATTGAAGTCCTTGGCAAAACCGTATAA